From Pempheris klunzingeri isolate RE-2024b chromosome 18, fPemKlu1.hap1, whole genome shotgun sequence, a single genomic window includes:
- the LOC139217650 gene encoding gamma-aminobutyric acid receptor subunit rho-2-like produces the protein MPCYARFLLLLLCLILVGECKRHRSRKKRWSAPAETHKPGTPLSKKLVDGTKTRKVKTSHLLRIDEHDFTMRPAFAGPAVPVGVDVQVESLDSISEVDMDFTMTLYLRHYWKDERLAFPSSTNKSMTFDGRLVKKIWVPDVFFVHSKRSFIHDTTTDNIMLRVFPDGHVLYSLRVTVTAACNMDFSRFPLDSQTCTLELESYAYTDEDLMLYWKSGDESLSTDDRISLSQFLIQKFHTTSRLAFYSSTGWYNRLYINFTLRRHIFFFLLQTYFPATLMVMLSWVSFWIDRRAVPARVSLGITTVLTMSTIITGVNASMPRVSYIKAVDIYLWVSFVFVFLSVLEYAAVNYLTTLRDGKDRKLREKAREQSQTLPCTCGMSHARTMMLDGTYSEADANSLAGYTRASMAAEDAPEKQERMVVHLSLDNEPTGTKKKGIRGFRIIQNTHAIDTYSRMIFPGSYILFNLIYWCVYC, from the exons ATGCCGTGTTACGCCAGgtttctgcttctgctgctgtgtctgatCCTGGTCGGGGAGTGCAAGAGACACAGAAGTAGGAAAAAGCGGTGGTCCGCGCCGGCGGAGACGCACAAGCCTGGCAC TCCTCTGTCGAAGAAGCTCGTGGATGGAACCAAAACCCGAAAAGTGAAGACCAGCCACCTTCTGCGCATCGATGAGCACGACTTCACCATGAGGCCCGCCTTTGCAG GTCCAGCTGTTCCTGTTGGAGTGGATGTTCAGGTGGAGAGCTTGGACAGCATATCGGAGGTAGACATG GACTTCACCATGACCCTGTATCTGAGGCATTACTGGAAGGATGAGAGGCTGGCCTTCCCAAGCTCCACCAACAAAAGCATGACCTTCGACGGCCGCCTGGTAAAGAAAATCTGGGTGCCCGATGTGTTCTTCGTCCATTCCAAGAGATCTTTCATCCATGACACCACCACTGACAACATCATGCTGCGGGTCTTCCCTGACGGTCACGTTCTGTACAGCCTAAG GGTTACAGTTACTGCTGCGTGCAACATGGATTTCAGTCGTTTCCCTTTGGACTCGCAGACATGTACGCTGGAGCTAGAGAGCT ATGCTTACACGGATGAGGACCTGATGCTGTATTGGAAAAGTGGTGATGAGTCCCTGAGCACTGATGACCgaatctctctgtctcagttCCTCATCCAGAAGTTTCACACTACCTCCAGACTGGCTTTCTACAGCAGCACAG GCTGGTACAACCGTCTGTACATCAACTTCACTCTGCGGcgtcacatcttttttttcctgctgcagacCTACTTCCCTGCCACTCTGATGGTCATGCTGTCCTGGGTGTCTTTCTGGATTGACCGCAGGGCTGTCCCTGCCAGAGTCTCATTAG GTATAACCACAGTGCTCACCATGTCCACCATAATCACTGGAGTCAATGCCTCCATGCCAAGGGTCTCCTACATCAAAGCTGTGGACATTTACCTCTGGGTCAGTTTCGTCTTTGTGTTCCTGTCTGTGCTTGAATATGCTGCCGTCAACTATCTGACAACTTTGAGGGACGGTAAAGACCGCAAGCTCAGAGAAAAAGCCAGGGAACAG TCCCAGACTCTCCCTTGCACCTGTGGCATGTCTCATGCCAGGACCATGATGCTGGACGGAACATACAGTGAGGCGGACGCCAACAGCCTGGCAGGATACACTAGGGCCTCCATGGCGGCTGAGGATGCGCCGGAAAAACAGGAGCGAATGGTGGTGCATCTATCCCTGGACAATGAGCCCACAGGGACCAAGAAGAAGGGCATCCGCGGTTTCCGGATCATCCAGAACACCCATGCCATTGACACCTATTCTCGCATGATCTTCCCTGGCTCCTACATCCTGTTTAACCTGATCTACTGGTGTGTGTACTGCTGA